In the Leifsonia sp. 466MF genome, one interval contains:
- a CDS encoding DUF2269 family protein, translating into MSAFLLSVHVLAAILTVGPVAIAASMFPRYARVALASPGDTKSVSVVNLLHRITRVYAVIGVLVPVFGLATAASIGVLGDTWLIISMILTALAAALLIAFILPAQIRVVRAVDSPQDHDSAAPSSTARRLGMLTGVFNLLWLIVVVLMIYRPGSTTGVGL; encoded by the coding sequence ATGAGCGCGTTCCTCCTGTCCGTCCACGTGCTCGCCGCCATCCTCACGGTCGGACCGGTCGCCATCGCCGCCAGCATGTTCCCGCGGTATGCCCGCGTCGCCCTCGCGTCGCCCGGCGACACGAAGAGTGTCTCCGTGGTGAACCTCTTGCACCGGATCACCCGCGTCTATGCGGTGATCGGAGTGCTCGTACCGGTGTTCGGCCTGGCGACAGCGGCGAGTATCGGGGTGCTCGGAGACACCTGGCTGATCATCTCGATGATCCTCACCGCTCTCGCGGCGGCCCTGCTGATCGCGTTCATTCTTCCCGCCCAGATCCGCGTCGTCCGCGCCGTCGACTCGCCGCAGGACCACGACTCCGCGGCGCCGAGCAGCACCGCCCGCCGGCTCGGGATGCTGACCGGAGTGTTCAACCTGCTCTGGCTGATCGTGGTCGTCTTGATGATCTACCGGCCCGGATCCACGACGGGAGTCGGGCTGTGA
- a CDS encoding GlxA family transcriptional regulator has protein sequence MYSVVVLALPDTIAFDLATPIETFGRVRLPDGRPGYRVVVAGLGQSVQAGPLRVQLDEGLDVLERADLVVVPGRNDPSRPSPPEILTALRSAARQGTRIASICVGAFTLAEAGLLDGKDATTHWLAADEFASRFPAVRLNPDVLYTDNGDVLTSAGAASGLDLCLHIIQRDYGMAVAADAARLAVAPLHRPGGQAQYIVRNRPTAGASALRDILTWIEANAHRELTLADLAAEAGVSARTLTRRFTDETGQSPMQWVSGVRLRHAQELLETTDYTVDRIAAQTGFPSTSNFRAQFAHALGITPGAYRKVFRPQPAATPATVEAWERFPAHS, from the coding sequence ATGTACAGCGTTGTCGTCCTCGCTTTGCCGGACACGATCGCATTCGATCTGGCCACCCCGATCGAGACCTTCGGTCGTGTGCGGTTGCCGGACGGGAGGCCGGGATACCGGGTCGTCGTCGCCGGTCTCGGGCAGTCCGTGCAGGCCGGACCTCTGCGCGTGCAGCTCGACGAGGGGTTGGACGTGCTCGAACGCGCCGACCTCGTCGTGGTCCCCGGCAGGAACGATCCCTCTCGACCATCGCCGCCGGAGATCCTGACGGCTCTCCGCTCGGCCGCGCGACAGGGGACCAGGATCGCGTCGATCTGTGTCGGCGCGTTCACCCTTGCCGAGGCCGGCCTGCTCGACGGCAAGGATGCGACGACGCATTGGCTCGCCGCGGACGAGTTCGCGTCCCGGTTTCCCGCCGTCCGGCTCAACCCGGACGTGCTCTACACGGACAACGGAGACGTTCTGACCTCCGCCGGCGCCGCATCCGGTCTTGACCTCTGCCTGCACATCATCCAGCGCGACTACGGGATGGCGGTCGCCGCGGACGCCGCCCGCCTGGCGGTGGCCCCGCTGCACCGCCCCGGAGGGCAGGCGCAGTACATCGTCCGCAACCGCCCGACGGCCGGAGCATCGGCCCTCCGCGACATCCTGACCTGGATCGAGGCGAACGCCCACCGCGAGCTCACGCTCGCGGACCTTGCGGCCGAGGCCGGCGTGAGCGCGCGCACGCTCACCCGGCGGTTCACAGACGAGACCGGCCAGAGTCCCATGCAGTGGGTCTCCGGTGTGCGTCTGCGGCACGCCCAGGAACTGCTGGAGACCACGGATTACACCGTCGATCGGATCGCCGCCCAGACGGGCTTCCCGAGCACCAGCAACTTCCGGGCACAGTTCGCGCACGCCCTCGGCATCACCCCCGGCGCCTACCGGAAGGTCTTCCGCCCCCAGCCGGCTGCCACTCCTGCTACCGTCGAGGCGTGGGAACGATTTCCAGCGCACTCGTGA
- a CDS encoding helix-turn-helix transcriptional regulator: protein MRSRTGDDMNPADLPTAVPQIARTDGAEAAASLIEQHWDELSVTAPDQLLAALKALPGEAFMRNPGLFMAANHLEHIVGGGEAGQVHPALLHPPVPNHRRSVLQRLIRYTAESAAARTRDDPTEAARIAEEALAFAAAAPLNEIEDIATTMPHLRMQWARSLDAAASPRAAAEYARVFVLARATEQPYVARRVAASAAWLHAERGRTDMARKWVQRAHDEGVTDSRHDAALLVTEALLRTDQDDLPGALALLDRADEIGLGEYWAPAMWVRSLHAHNAATAAVTESRLELHLQSHPVLDSAGVDGRLARAARVRIRLLRGRMTEGLDGLIHLSSSDRVIAAAIAQVERRHRDAFDLSKTVTEDALEPRLQANALLVHAAAARALGYTGTATHAFIRADALLQHAGLHTSYEAISPDELEHLAQLAGADTRAATRIGSVRRDLPQLTKRENDVLALLTTELTATEIASTLFISGNTLKTMTRLLYKKLGVSSRAQAVDYAHQSGFPAIRR, encoded by the coding sequence ATGCGCAGCAGGACCGGTGATGATATGAACCCCGCAGACCTCCCGACCGCGGTGCCGCAGATCGCCCGCACGGACGGGGCCGAGGCGGCAGCCTCTCTCATCGAGCAGCATTGGGACGAACTGTCGGTGACTGCGCCGGACCAGCTGTTGGCCGCTTTGAAGGCACTGCCCGGGGAAGCGTTCATGCGCAACCCCGGATTGTTCATGGCAGCCAACCACTTGGAGCACATCGTGGGCGGCGGCGAAGCCGGCCAGGTACACCCCGCTCTCCTGCATCCGCCCGTCCCCAACCACCGGCGTTCCGTCCTTCAGCGGCTGATCCGGTACACCGCGGAATCGGCTGCTGCGCGCACCCGCGATGACCCGACAGAGGCCGCCCGGATCGCGGAAGAGGCCCTGGCATTCGCCGCTGCGGCGCCTCTGAACGAGATCGAGGACATCGCCACCACGATGCCCCATTTGCGAATGCAGTGGGCTCGCTCCCTCGACGCGGCAGCCTCTCCGCGCGCTGCCGCGGAGTACGCGCGCGTGTTCGTCCTCGCCCGTGCGACCGAGCAACCGTACGTCGCCCGCCGCGTCGCGGCTTCCGCAGCCTGGCTCCACGCCGAGCGCGGCCGTACTGACATGGCGCGCAAGTGGGTACAGCGTGCGCACGACGAAGGTGTCACCGACAGCCGCCACGACGCCGCACTCCTGGTCACGGAGGCTCTGCTCCGCACCGACCAGGACGATCTGCCCGGGGCGCTCGCCCTGCTCGATCGGGCCGACGAGATCGGCCTCGGCGAATACTGGGCACCGGCGATGTGGGTGCGATCCCTCCATGCCCACAATGCAGCGACCGCCGCCGTAACCGAATCGAGGCTTGAACTGCACCTGCAGAGCCATCCCGTGCTCGACTCCGCCGGCGTTGACGGACGCCTCGCCCGAGCCGCTCGGGTCCGGATCAGACTCCTCCGAGGCCGGATGACCGAGGGCCTGGACGGGCTCATCCACCTGTCCTCCTCCGACCGGGTCATCGCAGCTGCGATCGCCCAAGTCGAACGCCGCCACCGAGATGCATTCGACCTCAGCAAAACCGTCACCGAGGACGCGCTCGAACCACGGTTGCAGGCGAACGCGCTGCTAGTCCACGCTGCCGCCGCACGGGCCCTCGGTTACACCGGCACCGCCACCCACGCCTTCATCCGAGCCGACGCTCTCCTGCAACACGCAGGCCTGCACACCAGCTATGAAGCCATCAGCCCTGACGAGCTCGAACACCTCGCGCAGCTCGCCGGCGCCGATACCCGCGCGGCAACCCGTATCGGCAGTGTCCGGCGTGACCTCCCTCAACTGACCAAACGGGAGAATGACGTCCTCGCCCTTCTCACTACCGAGCTCACCGCAACAGAGATCGCCAGCACCCTCTTCATCAGCGGCAACACGCTCAAGACGATGACCCGGCTGCTGTACAAGAAACTCGGCGTCAGTTCCCGCGCGCAAGCCGTGGACTACGCCCACCAATCAGGCTTCCCCGCGATTCGCAGGTGA
- a CDS encoding HAD family hydrolase has product MSDDSRLLIALDVDGTLIHEDETVGDAVRAAVTRVRDAGHEVMLATGRSWETARPIHEEFGLTSEFVVCANGALTMKRDDTLEGGYRREFIEVFDPTEVLETIRPHLPSGSFMVEGPTGFRRYTEGMTDWELVNAEQVPFEELLQHPATRVVVVSPEHDTEEFLSIVDRMGLQRVSYAIGWTAWLDISPDGVSKATAMERVRHALDIPRSRVVAVGDGRNDIELLTWAGAEGLAVAMGQAPDEVKAVATRSTAPVVDDGVAEVLDAL; this is encoded by the coding sequence GTGAGCGACGACTCCCGCCTGCTGATCGCGCTCGACGTCGACGGCACGCTGATCCATGAAGACGAGACGGTCGGCGACGCCGTGCGCGCCGCCGTCACGCGGGTGCGCGACGCCGGCCACGAGGTGATGCTCGCCACCGGGCGCAGCTGGGAGACGGCGCGGCCCATCCACGAGGAGTTCGGCCTCACCAGCGAGTTCGTCGTCTGTGCGAACGGCGCCCTGACGATGAAGCGCGACGACACCCTCGAGGGCGGTTACCGGCGCGAGTTCATCGAGGTGTTCGACCCGACCGAGGTGCTGGAGACCATCCGCCCGCACCTCCCGAGCGGCAGCTTCATGGTGGAGGGGCCGACCGGGTTCCGCCGGTACACCGAGGGTATGACCGACTGGGAGCTGGTCAACGCCGAGCAGGTGCCGTTCGAGGAGCTTCTGCAGCATCCCGCGACCCGTGTCGTCGTGGTGTCGCCCGAGCACGACACCGAGGAGTTCCTCTCGATCGTCGACCGGATGGGCCTCCAGCGCGTCAGCTACGCCATCGGCTGGACCGCGTGGCTCGACATCTCGCCGGACGGCGTGAGCAAGGCAACGGCGATGGAGCGGGTGCGGCACGCGCTCGACATCCCGCGGTCGCGCGTGGTCGCGGTCGGCGACGGCCGCAACGACATCGAGCTGCTCACCTGGGCGGGGGCCGAGGGTCTCGCGGTCGCGATGGGTCAGGCGCCGGACGAGGTGAAGGCGGTCGCCACGCGGTCGACCGCACCGGTCGTCGACGACGGCGTCGCGGAGGTCCTCGACGCGCTCTGA
- the serS gene encoding serine--tRNA ligase, with translation MIDPVLLRENPDIIRRSQEARGDSVQLVDEAIQADIERRAAITAFEELRAEQNAFGKQVAKAPKEQKKELVAQAQQLAGRVKEAQQAANDADARFEQLVRSIGNPIVDGVPAGGEDDFVVVKTVGDIPEFPFEARDHLELGELLGAIDMARGAKVAGARFSYLRGIGARLELALMNMALDKALQNDFIPLITPTLVKPEIMQGTGFLGAHADEVYHLENDDLYLTGTSEVALAGYHSDEIIEVDEPIRYAGWSTCYRREAGSAGKDTRGIIRVHQFDKLEMFVYTRPEEAEAEHERLLGWQEEMMQALGLSYRVIDTAAGDLGSSAARKYDVEAWIPTQGRYRELTSTSNCTTFQARRLDIRYRTESGKTAPVATLNGTLATTRWLVAILETHQQEDGSVRVPEALRPYLGGLELLEPTRS, from the coding sequence GTGATCGATCCCGTACTTCTCCGTGAGAACCCCGACATCATCCGGCGCTCCCAGGAGGCCCGGGGCGACTCCGTGCAGCTCGTCGACGAGGCCATCCAGGCCGACATCGAGCGCCGCGCGGCGATCACGGCCTTCGAGGAACTCCGCGCCGAGCAGAACGCGTTCGGCAAGCAGGTCGCGAAAGCGCCGAAGGAGCAGAAGAAGGAGCTCGTCGCCCAGGCGCAGCAGCTCGCCGGTCGCGTGAAGGAGGCCCAGCAGGCCGCCAACGACGCGGATGCCCGGTTCGAGCAGCTGGTCCGCAGCATCGGCAACCCGATCGTTGACGGCGTCCCGGCGGGCGGGGAGGACGACTTCGTCGTGGTCAAGACGGTCGGCGACATCCCCGAGTTCCCGTTCGAAGCGCGCGACCACCTGGAGCTGGGCGAGCTGCTCGGCGCGATCGACATGGCCCGGGGCGCCAAGGTCGCCGGCGCCCGCTTCTCGTACCTGCGCGGCATCGGAGCGCGGCTCGAGCTCGCGCTGATGAACATGGCGCTCGACAAGGCCCTGCAGAACGACTTCATCCCGCTGATCACGCCGACCCTGGTGAAGCCCGAGATCATGCAGGGCACCGGCTTCCTCGGCGCCCACGCCGACGAGGTCTACCACCTCGAGAACGACGACCTCTACCTGACCGGAACGAGCGAGGTCGCGCTCGCCGGCTACCACTCCGACGAGATCATCGAGGTCGACGAGCCCATCCGCTACGCCGGCTGGTCGACCTGCTACCGGCGCGAGGCCGGCTCGGCGGGCAAGGACACCCGCGGCATCATCCGCGTCCACCAGTTCGACAAGCTGGAGATGTTCGTCTACACCCGCCCGGAGGAGGCGGAGGCCGAGCACGAGCGGCTGCTCGGCTGGCAGGAGGAGATGATGCAGGCGCTGGGACTCAGCTACCGCGTCATCGACACGGCGGCGGGCGATCTCGGCTCGAGCGCCGCGCGCAAGTACGACGTCGAGGCCTGGATCCCCACCCAGGGGCGCTACCGCGAACTCACCTCGACCTCGAACTGCACCACCTTCCAGGCACGCCGTCTCGACATCCGCTACCGCACCGAGAGCGGCAAGACGGCGCCGGTCGCGACCCTGAACGGGACGCTGGCCACCACGCGCTGGCTGGTCGCCATCCTCGAGACGCACCAGCAGGAGGACGGGTCGGTGCGCGTGCCGGAGGCGCTGCGCCCCTACCTCGGCGGACTGGAGCTGCTGGAGCCGACGCGTTCGTGA
- a CDS encoding LCP family protein, with amino-acid sequence MSEMHTRAQARAQEKAAGPAVRHGRLKQHHPLKALLKIFVAVVAIFGVTGVSLAAYAAVDVVASVKKSVKLVDAKGNETTPGVGAMNGAFNVLLAGSDSGGGNTAYGDREENLNDVTMLLHVSADHQNATVVSFPRDMFVSIPSCPDPKGGSFDSMSRQKINNSLSYGGLACTVLTVEKLTGLNIPYAGVIQFDGVIEMSNAVGGVPVCVAGDIEDPYTGLDVKAGQNVLQGSQALAFLRTRHGVGDGSDLGRISNQQVFLSSLVRTIKSADVLSNPVKLYGLAKAATSNITLSDSLNNPTTIVSMAMALKNIDISKVVFVQYPNHYVDGGVAPTTDAADQLMSALQNDQPVTLTGDTGVGSQADPNAPATQTPATQPPATQAPATQPPATQAPATGTDSGTAGGGSVELPSDVHGQTAAQYTCSKPFSE; translated from the coding sequence ATGAGCGAGATGCACACCCGCGCGCAAGCGCGAGCGCAGGAGAAGGCGGCAGGACCAGCGGTCCGCCACGGTCGACTGAAGCAGCACCATCCGCTCAAAGCACTCCTCAAGATCTTCGTCGCGGTCGTCGCCATCTTCGGCGTGACCGGCGTCTCGCTCGCGGCCTACGCGGCGGTGGATGTGGTGGCCAGCGTCAAGAAGTCGGTCAAGCTCGTCGACGCGAAGGGCAACGAGACGACGCCGGGCGTCGGCGCCATGAACGGTGCGTTCAACGTCCTCCTCGCCGGCAGTGACAGCGGTGGCGGCAACACCGCATACGGCGACCGCGAGGAGAACCTCAACGACGTGACGATGCTGCTGCACGTGTCGGCCGACCACCAGAACGCGACCGTCGTCAGCTTCCCCCGCGACATGTTCGTCTCCATCCCGTCCTGCCCGGACCCGAAGGGCGGCAGCTTCGATTCGATGAGCCGCCAGAAGATCAACAACTCCCTGAGCTACGGCGGCCTGGCGTGCACGGTGCTCACGGTCGAGAAGCTGACCGGCCTCAACATCCCGTACGCCGGTGTGATCCAGTTCGACGGTGTCATCGAGATGTCGAACGCGGTTGGTGGGGTGCCCGTCTGCGTCGCGGGAGACATCGAGGACCCGTACACGGGGCTGGATGTGAAGGCCGGCCAGAACGTGCTCCAGGGCTCGCAGGCGCTCGCCTTCCTCCGTACCCGTCACGGCGTCGGCGACGGCTCGGACCTGGGCCGCATCAGCAACCAGCAGGTGTTCCTGTCGTCGCTCGTCCGCACCATCAAGAGCGCCGACGTGCTGAGCAACCCGGTGAAGCTGTACGGCCTGGCGAAGGCGGCGACGAGCAACATCACCCTCTCCGACAGCCTCAACAACCCGACCACGATCGTCTCCATGGCGATGGCGTTGAAGAACATCGACATCAGCAAGGTCGTGTTCGTGCAGTACCCGAACCACTATGTGGACGGCGGCGTCGCCCCGACGACGGATGCGGCGGACCAGCTGATGAGCGCCCTGCAGAACGATCAGCCGGTCACCCTCACGGGCGACACCGGCGTGGGTTCCCAGGCCGACCCGAACGCTCCGGCCACGCAGACCCCGGCCACGCAGCCGCCGGCGACGCAGGCGCCCGCCACCCAGCCTCCGGCGACCCAGGCTCCGGCCACCGGCACCGACTCGGGCACCGCCGGCGGCGGCTCGGTCGAGCTCCCGTCGGACGTGCACGGCCAGACGGCGGCGCAGTACACCTGCTCGAAGCCGTTCTCCGAGTGA
- a CDS encoding DUF7927 domain-containing protein — protein sequence MTSTKWGGLRRAVAGIALAALATGGLSAVALGAAAPADAAASPSQQWLTAVGGSAANGGTLTGTFGTTGVTATVTASGDGTPARPFTNGTIDRANGLISPDAPTGAPTITQGVVSGQSLNTQVRFSKPVIAPRMHFMNVDGSLVRINNAIAGDGITATRAAGNSVFTVDSTNLINSPARRADNSFCQQPDGSNPTGACGTVAISNTSGLVSAFNFANSDQNLGGDSWQWDLSFPSAPLTKQFTPGAINPGGTSQLTFTIANPANEGQSALSPLGFTDTLPAGVTLKDGTVTNNGQCGTPTTSGITAGSNTVTAGAISVAVGATCTITVNVTATTQGTYTNDNSNLTTTVANLVPNANTSLTVTTAQIPTVGCTTDPAIFNTGYNQATDGQLANGAADPRWTVAGGYTGLNYVNTTTFPAGPSAAALPPAGATYAPAQAGKVNNLWSNSQSGKSQWISAQYVDPANGQNQADGYGDWYYRYQFNLDPAVDPATFQLDMSWLSDNTVAGVWVNNVAQQGANLPQDPNNAWGGGGFNSGNAAKTSMAGDWKTGLNTILVQVKSYYTAEGFDAEVTSTALCPTPTLTVTKQVQNATSGDNSAPLQVGDTVNYTVTATNTSKVPFTTANPATITDDMSDVIDDADLVASSLKATVDGAAVTVPTFASPTLSWSGPLDAGKTVTITYTVTYTGEGNSVLNNNACVPDGTQTADTLPCAPTTLPAPKIDDWKTVSASANPLVAGSTLTYTLHFENTGTTSGPVNKMDNLSDVTDDATVTTEPATASGALTGTRTGDIIAVTGTLAAGATSTITYTATVKPDGQRGNNVAANYLVNQNELPPTTCQPVDPQRPDCTVTNMPDLAVSKSVDPASGTAVKAGDVLTYTLTFDNTKGTDTAPVTGWSDDLSKILDDADVTTQPTSSIASLRAGAISNGSFPVTGTVPAGEVGTITYTVTVKPNGQRGDNDLGNALSNGGPCAPGLCTENPVRSFSITKTASTPVVHPGDTVTYTVTLANTGKVDYTADEPATITDDLSKVLDDATYVPGSATNGATVSGLTLTWSGPLPVGGTQVITYQVTAGPVGTGDGTLANTVSGPPDSTCITCETVTPLQAFRVTKTADATEVVPGQKITYTITVSNTGTAAYTAANPASFTDDLSKVLDDATYNNDATSGATYAAPTLAWSGALAVGQTVTVLYSVTVDDPDTGDQTLDNAVVTPPDGGCPTTTDNPDCRSVIPSGSFTVTKAADKETVKPGDTVTYTVTVKNTGKVAYTAGSPAAFRDDLTNVLDDAKYNGDATQGAKVEGATLTWSGPLGVGQTLTVTYSVTVNKPDTGNLTLVNAVVPTVPGGTCDPQDSCITHTPLRAFTVAKTVSTTAAVKPGAKVSYTVTVKNTGAVAFTTEKPASFTDDMSDVLDDATYNNDATHGAVLQGTTLSWSGALDLGQTIAVTYSVTVKQAGAGNGRLVNTVDPPVDGSCDPAGACDTSTPLVPPAAGTGLAFTGSDIVAPGVIALLLLALGGAVMIVRRRRRNGETQDNA from the coding sequence TTGACGTCCACGAAGTGGGGTGGCCTGCGACGCGCAGTCGCGGGTATCGCCCTGGCCGCCCTCGCCACGGGCGGATTGTCCGCCGTCGCCCTCGGAGCTGCAGCGCCCGCGGACGCGGCGGCGTCGCCGTCGCAGCAGTGGCTGACCGCCGTCGGCGGCTCGGCAGCCAACGGCGGCACGCTCACCGGAACCTTCGGCACCACGGGTGTGACGGCCACGGTCACAGCGAGCGGAGATGGGACTCCGGCTCGCCCGTTCACCAATGGGACGATCGACCGTGCCAACGGACTGATCTCGCCCGACGCTCCCACGGGTGCCCCGACGATCACGCAGGGTGTGGTGTCGGGGCAGAGCCTGAACACGCAGGTGCGGTTCAGCAAGCCTGTCATCGCACCGCGGATGCACTTCATGAACGTCGATGGAAGTCTGGTCCGGATCAACAACGCTATCGCGGGCGACGGAATCACGGCCACCCGGGCGGCCGGGAACTCGGTGTTCACCGTCGACAGCACCAACCTGATCAACAGCCCGGCACGCCGCGCCGACAACTCTTTCTGTCAGCAGCCCGACGGATCCAACCCGACCGGCGCTTGTGGAACGGTTGCCATCAGCAATACGAGCGGTCTGGTCAGCGCGTTCAACTTCGCGAACAGTGACCAGAACCTCGGCGGCGACTCGTGGCAGTGGGACCTGTCCTTCCCGAGCGCGCCGCTGACCAAGCAGTTCACTCCTGGGGCGATCAACCCGGGCGGGACCAGCCAGCTGACCTTCACCATTGCGAACCCGGCGAACGAAGGGCAGTCCGCCCTGAGCCCGCTCGGCTTCACGGACACCCTGCCCGCCGGCGTGACCCTGAAGGACGGCACCGTCACCAACAATGGCCAGTGCGGCACCCCGACGACGTCCGGCATCACCGCCGGAAGCAACACCGTGACGGCCGGAGCCATTTCGGTTGCCGTCGGCGCCACCTGCACCATCACCGTGAACGTGACCGCGACGACGCAGGGCACCTACACGAACGACAACTCCAACCTCACGACGACGGTGGCGAACCTCGTCCCGAACGCGAACACCTCGCTGACGGTCACCACGGCACAGATCCCGACGGTGGGTTGCACCACTGATCCGGCGATCTTCAACACCGGCTACAACCAGGCCACAGACGGCCAGCTCGCCAACGGTGCCGCGGACCCGCGGTGGACCGTGGCTGGCGGCTACACGGGTCTGAACTACGTCAACACGACCACATTCCCGGCCGGCCCGTCTGCTGCGGCGCTGCCGCCGGCAGGCGCCACCTACGCCCCGGCGCAGGCCGGTAAGGTCAACAACCTGTGGTCGAACTCTCAGTCCGGGAAGTCGCAATGGATCTCGGCACAGTACGTCGACCCCGCGAACGGACAAAACCAGGCTGACGGCTACGGCGATTGGTACTACCGGTACCAGTTCAACCTGGACCCGGCGGTCGACCCAGCGACGTTCCAGCTGGATATGTCGTGGCTGTCGGACAACACCGTCGCCGGCGTCTGGGTGAACAACGTCGCGCAGCAGGGCGCCAACCTGCCTCAGGATCCGAACAACGCCTGGGGTGGTGGCGGCTTCAACTCCGGCAACGCCGCGAAGACCTCGATGGCCGGCGACTGGAAGACGGGCCTGAACACGATCCTCGTGCAGGTCAAGAGCTACTACACCGCCGAAGGCTTCGACGCAGAGGTTACCTCGACCGCCTTGTGCCCGACGCCCACGCTGACCGTCACCAAGCAGGTGCAGAACGCCACCTCGGGCGATAACTCCGCACCTCTGCAGGTGGGCGACACCGTCAACTACACGGTGACCGCGACGAACACGAGCAAGGTTCCGTTCACGACGGCGAACCCGGCGACGATCACCGACGACATGTCCGATGTGATCGACGACGCCGACCTGGTCGCGTCGTCGCTGAAGGCGACGGTGGACGGCGCAGCCGTCACCGTCCCGACGTTCGCCTCGCCGACGCTCTCCTGGTCCGGCCCGCTCGACGCGGGCAAGACCGTGACGATCACGTACACGGTCACCTACACCGGTGAGGGCAACAGTGTCCTGAACAACAACGCATGCGTCCCCGACGGCACCCAGACCGCCGACACGCTTCCCTGCGCACCGACGACACTTCCCGCGCCGAAGATCGACGACTGGAAGACCGTCTCGGCCTCGGCGAACCCGCTCGTCGCCGGCTCCACTCTCACGTACACGCTGCACTTCGAGAACACAGGGACCACCTCCGGCCCGGTGAACAAGATGGACAACCTGTCCGACGTGACCGACGACGCCACCGTGACGACGGAGCCCGCGACGGCCAGCGGAGCGCTCACCGGCACCCGCACCGGCGACATCATCGCCGTCACCGGCACCCTGGCCGCCGGCGCGACCTCCACCATCACGTATACCGCGACGGTGAAGCCCGACGGCCAGCGCGGCAACAACGTGGCGGCGAATTACCTCGTGAACCAGAACGAGCTGCCGCCCACGACGTGCCAGCCGGTCGACCCGCAGCGCCCGGACTGCACCGTGACGAACATGCCCGACCTCGCGGTGTCGAAGAGTGTCGACCCGGCGTCCGGAACAGCGGTGAAGGCCGGCGACGTGCTGACCTACACGCTCACGTTCGACAACACCAAGGGAACTGACACGGCGCCGGTCACCGGCTGGAGCGACGACCTGTCGAAGATCCTCGACGACGCAGACGTGACCACGCAGCCGACGAGCTCGATCGCTTCCCTGCGGGCCGGCGCGATCAGCAACGGTTCGTTCCCGGTCACGGGGACGGTTCCGGCCGGCGAAGTCGGCACCATCACCTACACGGTGACGGTGAAGCCGAACGGGCAGCGCGGTGACAACGACCTGGGCAATGCACTCAGTAACGGGGGCCCGTGCGCTCCGGGGCTGTGCACGGAGAACCCCGTGCGGTCGTTCTCGATCACCAAGACCGCCTCGACGCCGGTCGTCCACCCGGGCGACACCGTCACCTACACGGTCACCCTCGCGAACACCGGCAAGGTGGACTACACCGCCGATGAGCCAGCAACGATCACCGACGACCTGTCGAAGGTTCTCGACGACGCCACCTACGTGCCCGGCTCGGCGACCAACGGCGCGACGGTGTCCGGTCTGACCCTGACCTGGTCGGGTCCGCTCCCGGTCGGCGGGACGCAGGTCATCACCTACCAGGTGACGGCGGGTCCGGTCGGCACGGGTGACGGGACGCTGGCCAACACGGTCAGCGGACCGCCGGACTCCACCTGCATCACGTGCGAGACCGTGACCCCGCTGCAGGCGTTCCGCGTGACGAAGACCGCCGACGCGACCGAGGTCGTGCCTGGCCAGAAGATCACGTACACGATCACGGTGAGCAACACCGGTACCGCGGCGTACACCGCGGCGAACCCGGCGAGCTTCACCGACGACCTGTCCAAGGTGCTCGACGACGCGACCTACAACAACGACGCCACGAGCGGGGCCACCTACGCGGCACCGACGCTCGCCTGGTCGGGCGCTCTCGCGGTCGGACAGACGGTGACGGTGCTCTACTCGGTCACGGTCGACGACCCGGACACCGGCGATCAGACCCTCGACAACGCCGTGGTAACGCCGCCGGACGGCGGCTGCCCGACGACGACGGACAACCCGGACTGCCGCTCGGTCATCCCGTCCGGTTCGTTCACGGTCACGAAGGCTGCGGACAAGGAGACGGTGAAGCCCGGTGACACGGTCACCTACACGGTGACGGTGAAGAACACCGGGAAGGTCGCTTACACCGCGGGCTCGCCCGCCGCCTTCCGCGACGACCTGACCAACGTGCTGGACGACGCGAAGTACAACGGCGACGCCACGCAGGGCGCAAAGGTCGAGGGCGCGACCCTCACCTGGAGCGGGCCTCTGGGGGTCGGGCAGACGCTGACCGTGACCTACTCGGTAACGGTGAACAAGCCGGACACCGGCAACCTCACCCTGGTCAACGCGGTCGTCCCGACGGTGCCCGGCGGAACGTGTGACCCGCAGGACTCCTGCATCACGCACACCCCGCTGCGCGCGTTCACGGTTGCCAAGACCGTGAGCACGACGGCCGCGGTCAAGCCGGGCGCGAAGGTCTCCTACACGGTCACCGTGAAGAACACCGGCGCGGTCGCGTTCACGACCGAGAAGCCGGCCTCTTTCACCGACGACATGTCCGACGTGCTGGATGACGCCACTTACAACAACGACGCCACCCACGGCGCCGTGCTGCAGGGGACGACGCTCAGTTGGTCCGGGGCGCTCGACCTGGGCCAGACGATCGCTGTGACGTACTCGGTCACCGTGAAGCAGGCCGGTGCGGGCAACGGACGCCTGGTGAACACGGTCGACCCGCCGGTCGACGGGTCATGCGACCCGGCGGGCGCCTGCGACACCAGCACCCCGCTGGTCCCGCCGGCCGCGGGCACGGGTCTCGCCTTCACCGGTAGCGACATCGTCGCCCCGGGCGTCATCGCGCTGCTGCTGCTCGCCCTCGGCGGCGCAGTGATGATTGTCCGTCGCCGCCGCCGGAACGGTGAGACGCAAGACAACGCGTAA